In a single window of the Labeo rohita strain BAU-BD-2019 chromosome 23, IGBB_LRoh.1.0, whole genome shotgun sequence genome:
- the LOC127155014 gene encoding alpha-2,8-sialyltransferase 8E isoform X1, with protein MTLLQWIFRLLIVLIVFHSVCVIFYYALDTHLSRQAMTDALQRLRCAKLRRKFSGITSAKRLNMKSFTQELNDFLNCPYKPNKTKQELNRMRLQYCCNATGSLYFTKRNTAVNQTIPYETSIVKTYKMNPAIYSMLPEDFPWSGRRLGRCAVVGSGGILKNSSCGREIDSADYIIRIMDTACGNINVRSEYPTYFLDAITAFSADATALRHRGRPAATGSNLLEN; from the exons ATGACGCTTCTGCAGTGGATCTTCAGGCTGCTGATTGTCCTGATCGTCTTTCACAGTGTATGTGTGATATTTTATTACGCACTCGACACACACTTGTCCAG acAGGCGATGACGGACGCGCTTCAGCGGCTGCGCTGCGCAAAACTCAGACGCAAGTTCTCCGGCATCACGTCCGCCAAGAG ACTAAACATGAAGAGTTTCACCCAGGAACTCAACGATTTCTTAAACTGTCCGTACAAACCGAACAAGACAAAGCAGGAGCTAAACAG AATGAGGCTGCAGTATTGCTGTAACGCCACAGGATCGTTATACTTCACCAAACGAAACACAGCCGTCAATCAGACCATCCCATATGAAACAAGCAtagtaaaaacatacaaaatgaatCCAGCCATTTACAGCATGCTGcctgag gatTTCCCCTGGAGCGGTCGTCGTTTGGGTCGGTGTGCTGTGGTCGGCAGTGGTGGgattctgaagaacagcagctgtgGACGTGAGATTGACAGCGCAGACTACATCATACG GATCATGGACACTGCATGTGGCAACATCAATGTCAGGTCAGAGTACCCTACATATTTTCTAGATGCCATCACGGCCTTCTCAGCAGATGCCACCGCCCTCAGACACCGTGGAAGACCCGCTGCTACTGGATCTAACTTGCTAGAAAACTAG
- the LOC127155014 gene encoding alpha-2,8-sialyltransferase 8E isoform X3: protein MTDALQRLRCAKLRRKFSGITSAKRLNMKSFTQELNDFLNCPYKPNKTKQELNRMRLQYCCNATGSLYFTKRNTAVNQTIPYETSIVKTYKMNPAIYSMLPEDFPWSGRRLGRCAVVGSGGILKNSSCGREIDSADYIIRIMDTACGNINVRSEYPTYFLDAITAFSADATALRHRGRPAATGSNLLEN from the exons ATGACGGACGCGCTTCAGCGGCTGCGCTGCGCAAAACTCAGACGCAAGTTCTCCGGCATCACGTCCGCCAAGAG ACTAAACATGAAGAGTTTCACCCAGGAACTCAACGATTTCTTAAACTGTCCGTACAAACCGAACAAGACAAAGCAGGAGCTAAACAG AATGAGGCTGCAGTATTGCTGTAACGCCACAGGATCGTTATACTTCACCAAACGAAACACAGCCGTCAATCAGACCATCCCATATGAAACAAGCAtagtaaaaacatacaaaatgaatCCAGCCATTTACAGCATGCTGcctgag gatTTCCCCTGGAGCGGTCGTCGTTTGGGTCGGTGTGCTGTGGTCGGCAGTGGTGGgattctgaagaacagcagctgtgGACGTGAGATTGACAGCGCAGACTACATCATACG GATCATGGACACTGCATGTGGCAACATCAATGTCAGGTCAGAGTACCCTACATATTTTCTAGATGCCATCACGGCCTTCTCAGCAGATGCCACCGCCCTCAGACACCGTGGAAGACCCGCTGCTACTGGATCTAACTTGCTAGAAAACTAG
- the LOC127155014 gene encoding alpha-2,8-sialyltransferase 8E isoform X2 encodes MTLLQWIFRLLIVLIVFHSVCVIFYYALDTHLSRQAMTDALQRLRCAKLRRKFSGITSAKRLNMKSFTQELNDFLNCPYKPNKTKQELNRMRLQYCCNATGSLYFTKRNTAVNQTIPYETSIVKTYKMNPAIYSMLPEDFPWSGRRLGRCAVVGSGGILKNSSCGREIDSADYIIRPSVLGHAIVGWSWSEDRP; translated from the exons ATGACGCTTCTGCAGTGGATCTTCAGGCTGCTGATTGTCCTGATCGTCTTTCACAGTGTATGTGTGATATTTTATTACGCACTCGACACACACTTGTCCAG acAGGCGATGACGGACGCGCTTCAGCGGCTGCGCTGCGCAAAACTCAGACGCAAGTTCTCCGGCATCACGTCCGCCAAGAG ACTAAACATGAAGAGTTTCACCCAGGAACTCAACGATTTCTTAAACTGTCCGTACAAACCGAACAAGACAAAGCAGGAGCTAAACAG AATGAGGCTGCAGTATTGCTGTAACGCCACAGGATCGTTATACTTCACCAAACGAAACACAGCCGTCAATCAGACCATCCCATATGAAACAAGCAtagtaaaaacatacaaaatgaatCCAGCCATTTACAGCATGCTGcctgag gatTTCCCCTGGAGCGGTCGTCGTTTGGGTCGGTGTGCTGTGGTCGGCAGTGGTGGgattctgaagaacagcagctgtgGACGTGAGATTGACAGCGCAGACTACATCATACG GCCTTCTGTGTTAGGTCACGCAATTGTTGGATGGTCATGGAGCGAGGACAGGCCATGA